From a region of the Nitrospira sp. genome:
- the fliE gene encoding flagellar hook-basal body complex protein FliE: MMSQIYGVTSGIAPIADVAKIGTAGPAETSGTSGFVDSLKSAIGKVNEARIESNRAVDALMTGESQDLHRTMVALQEADVSFQLMMQIRNKLVAAYEEIQRMQL, encoded by the coding sequence ATGATGAGTCAGATTTACGGCGTGACATCCGGTATCGCTCCCATCGCCGATGTGGCGAAGATTGGGACGGCAGGCCCCGCCGAAACCTCGGGTACCTCCGGGTTCGTGGACTCTCTCAAGTCCGCCATCGGAAAAGTCAACGAGGCGAGAATAGAATCCAACCGGGCGGTGGATGCCCTCATGACGGGTGAATCGCAGGATCTTCATCGCACGATGGTCGCCCTGCAGGAGGCGGACGTGTCGTTCCAATTGATGATGCAGATCCGGAACAAGCTGGTCGCAGCATATGAAGAGATTCAACGGATGCAGCTCTGA